The proteins below come from a single Miscanthus floridulus cultivar M001 chromosome 1, ASM1932011v1, whole genome shotgun sequence genomic window:
- the LOC136550135 gene encoding uncharacterized protein: MAGGFRVLHLVRPFLAFLPEVQSADRKIPFREKVIYTVISLFIFLVCSQLPLYGIHSTTGADPFYWMRVILASNRGTVMELGITPIVTSGMVMQLLVGSKIVEVDNSVREDRALLNGAQKLLGILITIGEAVAYVLSGMYGSVSQLGTGNAILIILQLFFAGIIVICLDELLQKGYGLGSGISLFIATNICENIIWKAFSPTTINSGRGAEFEGAVIALFHLLITRTDKVRALREAFYRQNLPNVTNLLATVLVFLIVIYFQGFRVVLPVRSKNARGQQGSYPIKLFYTSNMPIILHSALITNLYFISQLLYRKYSGNFLVNLLGKWKESEYSGHSVPVGGLAYYVTAPSSLADVLANPFHALFYVVFMLSACALFSKTWIEVSGSSAKDVAKQLKEQQMVMPGHRESNLQKELNRYIPTAAAFGGVCIGALTVLADFMGAIGSGTGILLAVTIIYQYFETFEKERATELGFFGF, encoded by the exons ATGGCTGGCGGCTTCAGGGTACTGCATCTGGTCAGGCCCTTTCTGGCTTTCTTGCCAGAGGTGCAGAGCGCTGATAGGAAGATACCATTCAGAGAAAAAGTTATCTACACCGTCATTTCTCTCTTCATTTTCCTGGTGTGCAGCCAGCTCCCACTCTATGGCATTCATTCGACTACTGGAGCTGATCCTTTCTACTGGATGCGTGTTATCCTCGCATCAAACCGTGGGACTGTGATGGAGTTGGGTATTACTCCAATTGTGACCTCTGGGATGGTAATGCAACTTCTTGTTGGATCGAAGATCGTTGAAGTTGATAACAGTGTGAGAGAGGATCGTGCTCTGCT GAATGGTGCACAAAAGTTACTTGGTATCCTGATCACTATTGGGGAAGCAGTGGCATATGTCCTGTCTGGAATGTATGGCAGTGTAAGCCAACTTGGAACAGGGAATGCTATTCTCATTATACTTCAGCTTTTCTTTGCTGGCATCATTGTCATCTGTCTGGATGAACTTCTCCAGAAAGGTTATGGTTTGGGATCTGGCATTTCTCTGTTCATTGCTACCAATATCTG CGAGAATATCATCTGGAAGGCATTTAGCCCCACAACCATCAACAGTGGCCGTGGTGCTGAATTTGAAGGGGCTGTCATTGCACTGTTCCATCTGTTGATTACGAGAACTGATAAAGTCCGTGCTCTTCGCGAGGCTTTCTACCGCCAGAACCTTCCAAATGTGACCAATTTGCTTGCCACTGTCTTGGTCTTCCTCATAGTCATCTATTTCCAAGGCTTCCGTGTTGTGCTTCCAGTGAGATCAAAGAATGCTCGTGGGCAGCAAGGATCATATCCAATTAAGCTGTTCTACACTTCAAACATGCCCATCATTCTGCACTCTGCACTGATTACCAACCTCTATTTCATATCCCAG CTTCTCTACAGGAAGTACAGTGGAAATTTCCTTGTTAACCTTCTTGGGAAGTGGAAGGAGTCTGAGTACTCTGGCCATTCTGTTCCTGTTGGTGGTCTTGCTTACTATGTAACTGCCCCATCAAG TTTGGCTGATGTCCTTGCAAATCCATTCCATGCACTGTTTTATGTGGTCTTCATGCTGTCAGCTTGCGCTCTGTTCTCAAAGACGTGGATTGAAGTTTCTGGTTCATCAGCAAAGGATGTTGCTAAGCAGCTCAAG GAACAACAAATGGTGATGCCAGGCCATCGTGAGTCAAACTTGCAGAAGGAACTGAACCGTTACATCCCCACTGCTGCTGCATTTGGTGGCGTATGCATCGGTGCATTGACTGTCCTGGCTGATTTCATGGGTGCGATTGGTTCAGGAACTGGTATTCTGCTCGCTGTGACAATCATATACCAATACTTTGAAACCTTCGAGAAGGAAAGGGCGACGGAGCTTGGTTTCTTTGGTTTTTGA